A section of the Macaca thibetana thibetana isolate TM-01 chromosome 10, ASM2454274v1, whole genome shotgun sequence genome encodes:
- the TOB2 gene encoding protein Tob2: MQLEIKVALNFIISYLYNKLPRRRADLFGEELERLLKNKYEGHWYPEKPLKGSGFRCVHIGEMVDPVVELAAKRSGLAVEDVRANVPEELSVWIDPFEVSYQIGEKGAVKVLYLDDSEGCGAPELDKEIKSSFNPDAQVFVPIGSQDSSLSNSPSPSFGQSPSPTFIPRSAQPITFTTASFAATKFGSTKMKKGGGAASGGGVASSGAGGQQPPQQPRMARSPTNSLLKHKSLSLSMHSLNFITANPAPQSQLSPNAKEFVYNGGGSPSLFFDAADGQGSGAGTCNSSSFDMAQVFGGGANSLFLEKTPFVEGLSYNLNTMQYPSQPFQPVVLAN, from the coding sequence ATGCAGCTAGAGATCAAAGTGGCCCTGAACTTCATCATCTCCTACTTGTACAACAAGCTGCCCCGGCGCCGGGCAGACCTGTTTGGGGAGGAGCTAGAGcggcttttgaaaaataaatatgaaggcCACTGGTACCCTGAAAAACCCCTGAAGGGCTCTGGCTTCCGCTGTGTTCACATTGGGGAGATGGTGGACCCCGTGGTGGAGCTGGCCGCCAAGCGGAGTGGCCTGGCCGTGGAAGATGTGCGGGCCAATGTGCCTGAGGAGCTGAGTGTCTGGATTGATCCCTTTGAGGTGTCCTACCAGATTGGTGAGAAGGGAGCTGTGAAAGTGCTGTACCTGGATGATAGTGAGGGCTGTGGTGCCCCAGAGCTGGACAAGGAGATCAAGAGCAGCTTCAACCCTGATGCCCAGGTGTTCGTGCCCATTGGCAGCCAGGACAGCTCCCTGTCTAACTCCCCATCACCATCCTTTGGCCAGTCACCCAGCCCTACCTTCATTCCCCGCTCCGCTCAGCCCATCACCTTCACCACCGCCTCTTTCGCTGCCACCAAATTTGGCTCCACTAAGATGAAGAAGGGTGGCGGGGCAGCAAGTGGTGGGGGTGTAGCCAGCAGTGGGGCAGGTGGCCAGCAGCCACCACAGCAGCCTCGCATGGCCCGTTCACCCACCAACAGCCTGCTGAAGCAcaagagcctctctctgtctatGCATTCACTGAACTTCATCACGGCCAACCCAGCCCCTCAGTCCCAGCTCTCGCCCAATGCCAAGGAGTTCGTGTACAACGGTGGTGGCTCGCCCAGCCTCTTCTTCGATGCGGCCGATGGCCAGGGCAGTGGGGCTGGCACCTGCAACAGCAGCAGCTTTGACATGGCCCAGGTATTTGGAGGTGGTGCCAACAGCCTCTTCCTGGAGAAGACACCCTTTGTGGAAGGCCTCAGCTACAACCTGAACACCATGCAGTATCCCAGCCAGCCGTTCCAGCCCGTGGTGCTGGCCAACTGA
- the LOC126963668 gene encoding ATP synthase subunit f, mitochondrial-like produces the protein MGRARKVSLAGSRPGPSTDGMTGSGSRHLPPQDLCLHETGMSSGHQDSKMASVVSVKDRKLLEVKLGELPSWILMRDFSPSGIFRAFQRGYYWYYKYIDVRKGSISGVTMVLACYVLFSYCLSYKHLKRERLRKYY, from the exons ATGGGCCGGGCCAGGAAGGTGAGTCTGGCTGGGTCTCGCCCAGGACCTTCCACTGACGGCATGACagggagtgggagcaggcacCTGCCGCCTCAGGACCTGTGTCTACATGAAACAGGAATGAGCAG CGGACACCAGGACTCCAAGATGGCGTCAGTCGTATCAGTGAAGGACAGGAAACTTCTGGAGGTCAAACTAGGGGAGCTGCCAAGCTGGATCTTGATGCGGGACTTCAGCCCTAGTGGCATTTTCAGAGCGTTTCAAAGAGGTTACTACTGGTACTACAAGTACATTGACGTGAGGAAAGGGAGCATCTCAGGGGTTACCATGGTGCTGGCATGCTATGTGCTCTTCAGCTACTGCCTTTCCTACAAGCATCTTAAGCGCGAGCGGCTACGCAAATACTACTGA